The DNA sequence GCCGTCGGGGGTGAACGCGAGGTCCTGGACGGACCCGTCGGCGGGCGGGTCGAAGGCGGCGAGCAGCCGCGGGGACGCGAGGTCGGACACGTCCCACAGTTGGGTGCCGCCCTCGCCGCCCACAGCGGCCATGGCGCCCGCCGGGCCGACCGCCAGCGCATACGGCGGCGCCGCCGCGTCGAACGCATCGAGCACGGACAGCGGCGCGGGGTCGGTTCCGCTGTCGGCCGTACGGTAGATGCGCACACCGCCGTCGGACGTCGCGGTGGCGAACCAGGTGCCGTCGGGCGAGGGCACCGCCTTCGTCCCTCCGGCCGTGCCCACGATGCGGGTGGCGGAATGCACCGCCGTGGCGTCGAGAAGCGCGGACCGTGCCTCGAGCACCGGCGCTACCCGGTACGACGCGAGCGCCATCTGGGCGGCCAAGGCCGGATCCGCGGAGCGCAGCTTCTGCGACTCGGTGGCGATCTGGCGGGCCATCGCCTCGTTGCGCGCCGTGACGGCCGCGCCGCGCGCGCTGTTGGCCTGGTATTGCGACACTCCGGCGACGACAGCGGCCGTGACGGCGACGATGGAGACGACCGCCAGGGCGACGACCAGCCTGCGGAGCACCCGGAAGCGGCGGTGCTCCTGATCGGCGCGTGCGCGCTCCTCGGCGGTGGACGCATCGAGGTACGCGCGTTCGGCGGGGCTGATGACCTGTGCGGAGCCCACCGCGTCGGACCATTCGCGCATGATCGCGAGGCGGTTGCCGGACAGCAGCGTGCCCGGGTCGCGGCCGGAGTCCAACCACAGCCCCGCCGCCTCGGTCAGCTGGCGGCGGACGACGAGGCCCGCCCTGTTGTCGTCGATCCAGTTGTGCAGGCGCCGCCACGCGGTGAGCAGGACCTCGTGCGAGAGCTCGATCGTGTCGTCGCCGACGGTGAGCAGCCTGCGCTCGACGAAGGCGTCGATCACCACGTCGGAGTCATCGGACTCGAGCTCGCCGCGGGTGGCGCGCCTGCGCAGCGCGATGTCGGCGTCTTCGCCGATGGTGACCAGGCGCAGGAACACGCGTTGCGCCGTCACCCGTTGGGCTCGGCTCAGTGTGGCGTAGACCGACTCGGCGCTCATCTCGACTGCGCCGCCGATGCCGCCGGAGGCGAAGTAGTCGGCGACGGTGAGCGTCTTGTGCCGTGACCTCGTCCAGGTGGTCAGCAGCGCGTGCGACAGCAGCGGCAGCATGCCCGCCCGCGCGGCCCCGGGACCGGACCCCGGCGGGCGGGACTCGTCGATGAGCAGCCGCACCAGTGCCGGATCGACGGTGGCGCCGGCCTTGCGCGCGGGTTCGGCGATGATCTCGCGGAGTTGGTCGTCGGTCATCGGACCCACGACCACCGGCGATTCGAGTGCGGGCACCAGTGCGGGCTCGGCGGCGGCGTTGCCGTAGAAGTCGGCGCGCAGGGCCATCACCACGTGCACGGGGGATCGGTCGGACACTGCGGTGAGCGCGCTGATGGTCTCCGCGCGTGCGGCCTCGGACTGCCCGAGGGTCCAGAGTTCCTCGAACTGGTCGACGATGAGCACGGGGTCCGTGACCGTAGCGTTCGCGGCCCGCGGCCCGGCCTGCAGCCCGGCCAGGGCCGCGAGGGCGTGCTGCGGCGTCGTGACCGTCACCGCCGGGGCGGTGACGGTGTCCGGGTGGCGGAGGGCGGGCACGACGCCGGCACGCAGCACGGACGACTTGCCGGAGCCGGACGGGCCGATGACGACGACCGGGGCACCGTCGCGCGCAGAGCCGCGGAGGCGGTCGACGATCGTCCGCGTGAGTTCCGCACGGCCGAAGAACCACTCGGCGTCGGTATCCTGGAACGGTTCCAGCCCGCGGTACGGCAGGGTCGGCGGCGGCGCCCGGTGCGCACGACTCCCGCGGGCGCGCGCGACGGCCTCATGCCATCGTGCCTTCCCGGCCTCATCGGTGACCCCGCACGCGCCGAGCACGGCGTCGAACATGGGGAAGCTCGCCTTGTTGGGCAGGTGCTGACCGGACAGCCACCCGGAGATGGTGCCGTGCAGCCCACCGGAGCGGGCGACGAGCTCCCGGACGCTCAGCCCCGCGGAGGTCCGCAGCGTGGTGAGGGCCGCGGCGAGGTCGGACCGCGACGCGACCTCCTCGGGGGCGGTGGGGACTCCGCGGTGCGCGCCCGCGGACGTATTGCCATGCGACGTCACCCGTTCAACGGTAGAGAATTACCGGCGGGTACACCAATGAAGGCGCTGGTCCCGGCGGTGTATGGGGCTGGGGGCCGTATGGGGTTCGTACGGGTGCGCCGCATGGTGCCGAACTTGTCACCCCCGTGGGTCACGATGAAGGCGTCCGCCTTTGAATCCGGTGAATTGTCGTGATCCGGTGAATTGCAGATGCGCCCGCTGGGCGGGCCGTGGGGCGGGAGGGATGGGAGTGGGCATGACTGTGAACGGATCGATCGCACGCGGCGGGGCGTCCGAAGCGGATGGCGTCTCCGTCGAGGTGGGTGCAAACACCGGAAATGAGGAGCGGCGGCTGCGACTGGTCAGCGCCGGCGCCGATGCCACGGCCGCGCCGGCGCTGTCAGCGCGTGAGGTGGAGGTGCTGCTGGCCTGGTTCCGGTCGGAGTCCAAGTCGGAGGCCGCGCAGGAGCTGTACATCTCGGTGGGGACGCTCAACACCCATCTGGCCCGGGTGCGCGCCAAGTACGCGAAAGCGGGGCGCGTCGCCTCCACCAAGGCCGCGCTGGTGGTGCGCGCGTTGCAGGACGGCCTCGTCTCGCTCGACGACTGGTGACCGCGAGCCGGGGCAGGAGCGGGAAGTCAGGAGCGCACGAGCCGCCGGATGGCGGCGGTGGCCTCGTCGAGCTTCTCGTCGGCGTCCTCGCCGGAGGAGATCGCGTGCGAGACGCAGTGGTGCAGGTGGTCGTCCAGCAGCGCGAGCGCGACGGATTCCAGGGCGCGATTCACCGCGGAGATCTGGGTGAGGACGTCGATGCAGTAGGTGTCCTCCTCCACCATGCGCTGGATGCCGCGCACCTGCCCCTCGACGCGGCGGAGGCGTGTGCGCACGGCCGCCTTGTCCGCCGCGTAACCCGGGGTGCCGGCCATGCCGGGGGCATCGGCCTTGTCCGGGGTGCCGGGGGCGTCGTCGGCGCCGGCCGTGCCGGTGGAGTGCGTCATGTCGTTGCCTGGCCTTCCGTCCGGTCCCCGGGGCGGTGCTCCGCGGTGGGTATCCTGTCTGCCTCATGGTACCCACAGGGGGTATGGTCGGCCACTCCCGCGGACGTCGTCGGCCGGGCGTTTGGTTTGATGTCCCGGTGACCGACACCGGCGATTTCTTCAGCGTCCGTACCCGGATGGAATCGGGCCTCGGCCGCACCGGCAGGTTACGCACGCCGCACGGCGACATCCGCACGCCAGCCTTCATCGCCGTCGGCACCAAGGCCACGGTCAAGGCGGTGCTGCCGGAGGCGATGACGGAGCTCGGGGCGCAGGCGGTGCTCGCCAACGCCTACCACCTCTACCTGCAGCCGGGGTCGGACATCGTCGAGGAGGCCGGCGGACTGGGCGCGTTCATGAACTGGCCGGGCCCCACGTTCACCGACAGCGGCGGCTTCCAGGTGCTGTCTCTGGGGGCGGGGTTCAAGAAGGTGCTCGCCATGGAGTCGGTGGCGATGCAGGCCGACGACGTCATCGCCGCGGGCAAGGAACGCCTGGCGCACGTCGACGACGACGGGGTGACGTTCAAGTCGCATCTCGACGGGTCCCGCCACCGGTTCACCCCCGAGATCTCGATGGGCATCCAGCACAGGCTGGGGGCCGACATCATCTTCGCCTTCGACGAGCTGACCACGCTGATGAACACGCGCGGGTATCAGGAGGAATCGGTGGAGCGCACGCGGCGGTGGGCGCAGCGGTGCCTCGACGAGCACCACCGGCTCGCCGCGGAGCGGCCCGGCAGGCCGCGGCAGGCCCTGTTCGGGGTGGTGCAGGGCGCGCAGTACGAGGACCTGCGACGGCAGGCGGCCAAGGGTCTCGTCGCGCTGGAGGACGCCGACGGCGGCGGATTCGACGGATACGGGATCGGCGGTGCGCTGGAGAAGCGGAACCTGGGCACCATCGTCGGCTGGGTGAGCGAGGAGCTGCCGGAGGACAAGCCGCGGCACCTGCTGGGCATCAGTGAACCGGAGGACCTGTTCGTCGCCGTCGAGAACGGGGCCGACACCTTCGACTGCGTCCAGCCGTCGCGGGTGGCGCGCAATGCCGCACTGTACGCGCCCGACGGCCGGTTCAACATCACCACGGCGCGCAACCGCCGCGACTTCGGCCCTATCGACGCCGACTGCGACTGCTACACCTGCGCGCACTATTCACGTGCCTACCTGCATCACCTGTTCAAGGCGAAAGAGCACCTGGCGGCGACGCTCGCGACGATCCACAACGAGCGCTTCACCGTGCGGCTGGTCGACGGCATCCGCACCGCCATCGACCGCGGCGAGTACGCGGAGTACAAGCAGGACGTGCTCGGGAGGTTCGCCGGCGGGGACTGACGGGTCACCCGTCGACGCGGGGCCGGACGGCGTAGCTGGGCTCGCGCGCCTTGAGCGCCGCGATCACGCGGTAGGTGACCGGCATGAGCAGCACTTCGATGGCGGTCTTGTAGACGAAGCCGAGCACCACGTAGGTCGTCATGTCGCCCGCCCCGCTGAGCCCGATGGCGCCCGCCGCGATGAGGCAGAACACCAGCGTGTCCGCGAGTTCGCCCACCACGGTGGAGCCGATCAAGCGTGCCCACAGGTGGCGCTCGCGCGTGACCTCCTTGATGCGGACCAGGACGTAGGCGTTGAGCGTCTGGCCCACCAGGTATCCGGCCAGGCTGGCGGCGAGGACCTGGAAGTACGCCTGGGTGACGGTGTCGAAGGCGTCCTGATTCTCATAGAAGTCCGCGGCGGGCAGGATCGACGTCACCCAGAAGGCCAGCGCGCCGAGCGCCGCCACGCCGAACCCGAGGAGGATGGCGCGGCGTGTGGCACGGAAGCCGTAGACCTCGCTCAGCACGTCGCCCAGCACGTACGCGAGGGGGAACAGGAAGAAGCCGCCGTCGGTGATGATCGACCACTCGCCGACGACCGGGCCGAACGCGACGCCCTTGGTGGCGCAGAGGTTGGAGATCAGCAGCAGGGGGGCGAAGATCGCGATGATCGCCGGGTAGTACGAACGGGTGACCGCGGCGAACGCCGCCCCGTCTGCGGCGCGGTCCGCGGGGCCCGCCTCGGCCGGGGTCGTCGGGGGGATGCGGTCGGAGGATGTCACGTGGTCAATTGAAACACCTGTCAGGCCGGGTGATACACCCACGGCCCGCGGGGGAGCGACGACGGGGAGAAGCGCGTGCGCAGCGTCTCCGCGGTGACCGTCTCGCGGGGGTCGGCCAGGCGCAGGGACACGGCGATGGCGGACAGTGCCCGCGCGGCGGCGCCCGGCCCTGCGGCGGCGAAGTCGGCGAGGGTCACGGCGCCGTCACGCTTGGCCAGACGCTTGCCCTGCGGCCCCAACACCAGCGGCACGTGCGCGTACTCGGGCACCGCAAGCCCCAGCGTCGCGGCGAGGTAGGCCTGGCGCGGGGCCGAGCTGAGCAGGTCGTCGCCCCGCACCACCTGGTCGATGCCCTGCGCGGCGTCGTCCACCACCACCGCGAGGTTGTAGGCCGGGGTGCCGTCGCCGCGGCGCAGCACCAGGTCGTCGACCATGCCGGTGTACTCGCCGTGCAGGACGTCGGTCACCGTGCACTCGGCGACCGTCGACCGCAGCCGCAGTGCGGGGCTGGGGCGCGCCGCGCGGCGCTCCGCCCGCTGCGCCGGGGTGAGATCGCGGCAGGTCCCCGGGTACGCCCCGCCCGGCGCGTGGGGCGCGGACGGCGCCTGCAGGATCTCCCTGCGTGTGCAGTAGCACTCGTAGACGAGACCGGCCGAGGCCAGCCTGCCGATGGCTTCGTCGTAGCCGGCGCGACGCTGCGACTGGTGCGATACCGGCCCGTCCCAGTCTAGCCCCAGCGCGCGCAGGTCCGCGAGCTGGCGGTCCTCGGCGCCCGGGCGCACGCGGTCGAGGTCCTCGACCCGCAGCAGGAACCTGCGGCCGGTGGTGCGGGCGAACAGCCACGCCAGCAGCGCCGTCCGCAGGTTGCCCAGGTGCAGGTCGCCGGACGGGCTGGGGGCGAATCGGCCGGCGGCGGGTCCGTCGTGCCCGTCGGGGAGGGGTCGGTGCGCGGTCATCGCCCACGATTGTGCCTCTGTGGAATGCCCTGCACGGAAAGCCCCGTGCAGAAAGCGCCTGTGCCCTGCGGCGCGTCGCACAGGTGATCCGTCCAGTTTGACAATACGGTGTGAACTGCCGGGACGTACGTCGCCGGCCGCCGGGCCGCGATCCTCCGGCTCGGCGAACCCGTTCGGGCGGCAGGAGGCCGGGTATGGATCCGAGAAAGCTGTTGGCGGAGGCGCTGGGCACAGCGCTTCTGGTGTTCGTCGGTGTCGGAGTGGCGACGCTGTCGTTCGGCTTCGGGCTCACCGGGCAGTCCCCGGCCGCGGGGA is a window from the Tomitella gaofuii genome containing:
- a CDS encoding WD40 repeat domain-containing protein, with protein sequence MTSHGNTSAGAHRGVPTAPEEVASRSDLAAALTTLRTSAGLSVRELVARSGGLHGTISGWLSGQHLPNKASFPMFDAVLGACGVTDEAGKARWHEAVARARGSRAHRAPPPTLPYRGLEPFQDTDAEWFFGRAELTRTIVDRLRGSARDGAPVVVIGPSGSGKSSVLRAGVVPALRHPDTVTAPAVTVTTPQHALAALAGLQAGPRAANATVTDPVLIVDQFEELWTLGQSEAARAETISALTAVSDRSPVHVVMALRADFYGNAAAEPALVPALESPVVVGPMTDDQLREIIAEPARKAGATVDPALVRLLIDESRPPGSGPGAARAGMLPLLSHALLTTWTRSRHKTLTVADYFASGGIGGAVEMSAESVYATLSRAQRVTAQRVFLRLVTIGEDADIALRRRATRGELESDDSDVVIDAFVERRLLTVGDDTIELSHEVLLTAWRRLHNWIDDNRAGLVVRRQLTEAAGLWLDSGRDPGTLLSGNRLAIMREWSDAVGSAQVISPAERAYLDASTAEERARADQEHRRFRVLRRLVVALAVVSIVAVTAAVVAGVSQYQANSARGAAVTARNEAMARQIATESQKLRSADPALAAQMALASYRVAPVLEARSALLDATAVHSATRIVGTAGGTKAVPSPDGTWFATATSDGGVRIYRTADSGTDPAPLSVLDAFDAAAPPYALAVGPAGAMAAVGGEGGTQLWDVSDLASPRLLAAFDPPADGSVQDLAFTPDGRHLLAGTSSSALLRWDITDPARPRALPAVTVPGSGREVLAVSADGRLLATGGTHDTLRIWDATRIAEPDMGAPLFAIPPDPQSTDARLSLVFTPDGSTLLAGTTARRVERWSVADPRNPRPLPPLTGFTSYVNSVTVSGDGAQVAAGSSDNTIRIWSTADDTLTDTLSGRSVVTSTRFMSDGTRLLSAGVDGVTRLWPLPGPVLGGAEDTIFTAPIDATGTVLLVGAGAHDDGQHLWDISVPDAARRLADLTPDGEDRFTGATALGTTAAGRRLAAAGAATGAVYLWDVTTPDTPLKLSRLSGVVDGIVAVVSFGPDARLLAVSDQSATTVHLLDVTDPARPRPVGRFDAANYPQSIAFSPIGGTVAVATADNTVELWNITAPADPVLRTVLTGFTTYAQAVAFSPDGALLAAGGADQTVREWDVSDIDAPREIGTLPDTGGAVYSLDYNADGTRLVAATSSGTVRMWNVDGTALPTIAAKLTAYEGRTFDAQFGRGGLLAAGGPDGAVRLWSTDPDAAAGEICATRGTPLTAEEWGRYLPGVPRQPLCG
- the gluQRS gene encoding tRNA glutamyl-Q(34) synthetase GluQRS, giving the protein MTAHRPLPDGHDGPAAGRFAPSPSGDLHLGNLRTALLAWLFARTTGRRFLLRVEDLDRVRPGAEDRQLADLRALGLDWDGPVSHQSQRRAGYDEAIGRLASAGLVYECYCTRREILQAPSAPHAPGGAYPGTCRDLTPAQRAERRAARPSPALRLRSTVAECTVTDVLHGEYTGMVDDLVLRRGDGTPAYNLAVVVDDAAQGIDQVVRGDDLLSSAPRQAYLAATLGLAVPEYAHVPLVLGPQGKRLAKRDGAVTLADFAAAGPGAAARALSAIAVSLRLADPRETVTAETLRTRFSPSSLPRGPWVYHPA
- the tgt gene encoding tRNA guanosine(34) transglycosylase Tgt; protein product: MESGLGRTGRLRTPHGDIRTPAFIAVGTKATVKAVLPEAMTELGAQAVLANAYHLYLQPGSDIVEEAGGLGAFMNWPGPTFTDSGGFQVLSLGAGFKKVLAMESVAMQADDVIAAGKERLAHVDDDGVTFKSHLDGSRHRFTPEISMGIQHRLGADIIFAFDELTTLMNTRGYQEESVERTRRWAQRCLDEHHRLAAERPGRPRQALFGVVQGAQYEDLRRQAAKGLVALEDADGGGFDGYGIGGALEKRNLGTIVGWVSEELPEDKPRHLLGISEPEDLFVAVENGADTFDCVQPSRVARNAALYAPDGRFNITTARNRRDFGPIDADCDCYTCAHYSRAYLHHLFKAKEHLAATLATIHNERFTVRLVDGIRTAIDRGEYAEYKQDVLGRFAGGD
- a CDS encoding metal-sensitive transcriptional regulator encodes the protein MAGTPGYAADKAAVRTRLRRVEGQVRGIQRMVEEDTYCIDVLTQISAVNRALESVALALLDDHLHHCVSHAISSGEDADEKLDEATAAIRRLVRS
- a CDS encoding queuosine precursor transporter — its product is MTSSDRIPPTTPAEAGPADRAADGAAFAAVTRSYYPAIIAIFAPLLLISNLCATKGVAFGPVVGEWSIITDGGFFLFPLAYVLGDVLSEVYGFRATRRAILLGFGVAALGALAFWVTSILPAADFYENQDAFDTVTQAYFQVLAASLAGYLVGQTLNAYVLVRIKEVTRERHLWARLIGSTVVGELADTLVFCLIAAGAIGLSGAGDMTTYVVLGFVYKTAIEVLLMPVTYRVIAALKAREPSYAVRPRVDG
- a CDS encoding LuxR C-terminal-related transcriptional regulator; the protein is MTVNGSIARGGASEADGVSVEVGANTGNEERRLRLVSAGADATAAPALSAREVEVLLAWFRSESKSEAAQELYISVGTLNTHLARVRAKYAKAGRVASTKAALVVRALQDGLVSLDDW